One stretch of Lagenorhynchus albirostris chromosome 13, mLagAlb1.1, whole genome shotgun sequence DNA includes these proteins:
- the LOC132531952 gene encoding developmental pluripotency-associated protein 2-like has protein sequence MAQPNCEKNFFEEVLGEENMVLTLIPVNEEIVEDHLMEPSVSSTSEVKVESLSSDDQVHPPQTDEQFKACPKSSCSKPIYLLPTILPPINNVSRDTLRKWCQQLNLSTDGQKIEVYLRLQKHAYPEKDQYIPESSREARLQSCPGKHKTVTKTASVQKRKMSENEERTNMVEVITSAQAAMLAAWSRVAARAVQPKAVNSRPLPTSVESFLPQLSGVRWCVVHGRPLLADTEGWVRLQFHAGQTWVPNTPRRMISLFMLPACTFPSPDLEDNMLCPECAKRNKKIMKRLIAMGKRKKPGLDIPTSLLLDGPCLNTK, from the coding sequence ATGGCACAACCAAATTGTGAGAAGAATTTCTTTGAAGAGGTCTTAGGTGAAGAAAATATGGTTCTTACATTGATTCCAGTCAATGAGGAAATTGTTGAAGACCATCTAATGGAACCAAGTGTTTCTTCAACTTCAGAAGTCAAAGTGGAGTCACTGAGTTCAGATGACCAAGTTCATCCTCCTCAAACAGATGAACAGTTCAAAGCTTGCCCAAAATCTAGTTGTAGTAAACCTATTTATCTCTTGCCAACCATATTGCCTCCAATTAACAACGTGAGTCGGGATACTTTGCGGAAATGGTGCCAACAACTTAATTTGAGTACCGATGGTCAGAAGATAGAGGTTTATCTGAGACTCCAGAAACATGCTTATCCTGAAAAAGATCAGTATATTCCTGAATCATCACGGGAGGCCAGATTGCAGTCATGTCCAGGAAAACACAAGACGGTGACCAAGACAGCAAGTGTTCAGAAAAGGAAGATGAGTGAGAATGAGGAAAGGACTAACATGGTTGAAGTGATAACTTCAGCTCAGGCAGCCATGTTGGCAGCATGGTCAAGAGTTGCTGCAAGAGCTGTTCAACCTAAGGCTGTAAATTCACGTCCCCTGCCTACCTCTGTTGAGTCCTTTCTGCCGCAACTTTCCGGTGTCCGGTGGTGTGTGGTCCATGGCAGACCACTCTTGGCAGACACAGAAGGATGGGTTCGCCTGCAGTTCCATGCAGGTCAGACCTGGGTGCCTAACACTCCCAGGAGGATGATCTCTCTCTTCATGTTACCTGCCTGCACTTTCCCATCCCCAGACCTAGAAGATAATATGTTATGTCCCGAATGTGCTAAGAGgaataagaaaattatgaaaagattAATTGcaatggggaagaggaagaaacctGGTTTGGACATACCAACATCATTGCTTTTAGATGGGCCATGtcttaatacaaaataa